One window from the genome of Castellaniella sp. MT123 encodes:
- the rfaE1 gene encoding D-glycero-beta-D-manno-heptose-7-phosphate kinase, protein MKLFPASAVHAARILVVGDIMLDRYWFGEVDRISPEAPVPVVRVARREDRLGGAANVARNIAALGAQVGLMGIVGSDEAGARVRALVRGSGIHDGLVEDAEGMDTTLKMRVLGRQQQLLRVDFEQGPGSQALDALDTEFRAALADYDLLVLSDYAKGALARVEPLIQAARDAGVPVLVDPKGHQYRRYQGATLVTPNRSEMQDAVGRWDSEDDLTRRAQAMRQELNLEALLVTRSEQGMTLYTAAGRQHADAQAHEVFDVSGAGDTVLATLAVTRAAGLDWYDAMLWANRAGGIVVGKLGTSIVTAEELSS, encoded by the coding sequence ATGAAGCTGTTTCCGGCGTCGGCCGTTCATGCGGCGCGGATTCTGGTGGTGGGTGACATCATGCTGGACCGCTACTGGTTCGGCGAGGTGGACCGCATTTCGCCGGAGGCGCCCGTCCCCGTGGTGCGAGTCGCCCGGCGCGAGGATCGTCTGGGTGGCGCGGCGAACGTCGCCCGGAACATCGCGGCCCTGGGCGCACAGGTTGGGCTCATGGGGATCGTGGGTTCCGACGAGGCGGGGGCGCGGGTCCGGGCGCTAGTGCGTGGGTCGGGCATCCATGACGGGCTGGTCGAAGACGCCGAAGGCATGGACACGACGCTGAAGATGCGTGTGCTAGGGCGCCAGCAGCAGTTGTTGCGTGTCGATTTCGAACAGGGCCCCGGTTCCCAGGCGCTGGATGCCCTGGATACGGAATTTCGCGCGGCTCTGGCGGATTACGACCTGCTGGTCCTGTCGGACTACGCAAAAGGCGCGCTGGCGCGTGTGGAGCCCCTGATCCAGGCGGCCCGAGATGCGGGTGTCCCGGTGCTGGTCGATCCCAAGGGGCACCAATATCGACGTTACCAGGGCGCCACGCTGGTCACGCCCAATCGCAGCGAGATGCAGGATGCGGTCGGCCGTTGGGACTCCGAAGACGACCTGACCCGCCGCGCCCAGGCGATGCGTCAGGAACTGAACCTCGAGGCGCTGTTGGTCACCCGCTCGGAACAGGGCATGACCCTGTACACGGCGGCGGGTCGCCAGCATGCCGATGCCCAGGCCCACGAAGTCTTCGACGTCTCCGGGGCGGGGGACACCGTACTGGCCACGTTGGCCGTCACCCGGGCAGCGGGCCTGGACTGGTACGATGCGATGCTGTGGGCCAACCGGGCCGGTGGCATCGTCGTCGGCAAACTGGGAACATCCATTGTGACGGCAGAGGAGTTGTCATCATGA
- the lapB gene encoding lipopolysaccharide assembly protein LapB: MDFEPWWLIIVPVLFGLGWLAARFDFRQMLSETRTLPDSYFRGLNFLLNEEPDRAIDAFIEVAKLDPETTELHFALGSLFRRRGEIERAIRVHQSLLSREDLPLADRENAQFELAQDFLKAGMLDRAEHGFQAIAHTRHAQEAIRALIRIYESEHDWPRAIEAVQQLRGRADEPVPQLAHYHCERAQVLLESDPVDFDAAALALDAAENAARQNGATPASETRIRLLRAQWSARRGDVEAQRVQLRDVLNTAPEYAGLVAEPLLACCTILGRAEECLELLRAQYAMMPTLDLFNVVFRALRARDGVEPAWSFARQALRAHPSLLGLDRLLEVELSQEGDHGTRNSLIPGADLDLGLLRSLIHKHTQRLDRYACSQCGFEARRYYWQCPGCNAWETYRPRRLEEIR, translated from the coding sequence GTGGATTTCGAACCCTGGTGGCTGATCATCGTCCCGGTCCTGTTCGGCCTGGGATGGCTCGCGGCGCGTTTCGATTTCCGGCAGATGCTGTCGGAAACACGGACATTGCCCGATTCCTACTTCAGAGGCCTGAATTTCCTGCTGAACGAAGAGCCTGACCGCGCCATCGACGCGTTCATCGAGGTGGCCAAGCTCGACCCCGAAACCACGGAACTGCACTTTGCGCTGGGCAGCCTGTTTCGACGCCGAGGCGAGATCGAGCGGGCGATCCGTGTGCATCAAAGCCTGCTTTCCCGCGAGGACCTGCCATTGGCCGACCGCGAGAATGCGCAGTTTGAACTTGCCCAGGATTTCCTGAAGGCCGGGATGCTCGATCGGGCGGAACACGGTTTCCAGGCCATCGCGCATACGCGCCACGCCCAGGAAGCCATCCGTGCCCTGATCCGCATTTACGAATCCGAGCACGACTGGCCGCGAGCCATCGAGGCTGTTCAACAGCTGCGCGGCCGCGCCGACGAACCGGTGCCGCAGCTCGCCCACTATCACTGCGAGCGTGCCCAGGTGCTGCTGGAATCCGATCCGGTCGATTTCGATGCTGCCGCCCTGGCTCTGGATGCGGCTGAAAACGCCGCACGTCAGAACGGCGCCACGCCGGCCTCCGAGACCCGCATCCGTCTGTTGCGCGCCCAGTGGTCCGCCAGACGCGGGGATGTCGAAGCGCAACGCGTGCAACTGCGGGATGTCCTGAACACCGCGCCGGAATACGCGGGGCTGGTGGCCGAGCCTTTGCTGGCCTGCTGCACAATCCTGGGGCGCGCCGAGGAATGTCTCGAGTTGCTCCGGGCGCAATATGCGATGATGCCGACCCTGGACTTGTTCAATGTCGTCTTTCGCGCCTTGCGCGCCCGGGATGGCGTGGAGCCGGCCTGGTCCTTTGCCCGTCAGGCGTTGCGGGCCCATCCCTCGCTGCTGGGGCTCGATCGCCTGCTGGAAGTCGAGCTGTCCCAGGAAGGCGACCACGGCACGCGCAACAGCCTGATCCCGGGTGCCGATCTGGACCTCGGTCTGCTGCGCAGCCTGATTCACAAACATACCCAGCGGCTCGATCGCTATGCCTGCAGTCAGTGCGGGTTCGAAGCTCGCCGCTATTACTGGCAATGCCCGGGATGCAATGCCTGGGAAACCTATCGGCCTCGACGCCTGGAGGAAATTCGATGA
- a CDS encoding lipopolysaccharide assembly protein LapA domain-containing protein has protein sequence MRYLVWLLRLVIFVIVLLFALKNTAPVDVGFFSDRVLHQVPLIVVMLAAFVLGVVFGLLVAFTAVLRRRREINRLRRELSRAQDALAHPLSTSGPVIPETVAPLAPL, from the coding sequence ATGCGCTATCTGGTCTGGCTGTTGCGCCTGGTGATCTTCGTCATCGTGCTGCTTTTTGCCCTGAAAAACACGGCACCGGTGGATGTCGGCTTCTTCTCCGATCGAGTGCTGCATCAGGTGCCCCTGATCGTGGTGATGCTCGCGGCTTTCGTGCTGGGCGTGGTCTTCGGCCTGCTGGTGGCGTTCACCGCGGTGCTGCGCCGACGGCGCGAGATCAACCGCTTACGGCGCGAACTATCCCGTGCCCAGGATGCGCTCGCGCATCCGTTGTCGACGTCCGGGCCTGTCATCCCGGAAACCGTGGCGCCCCTGGCTCCACTCTGA
- a CDS encoding integration host factor subunit beta → MTKSELIAMLAGRYPQLAIRDMDLAVKTVLDAMSDALAQGQRIEIRGFGSFSLSQRQPRVGRNPKSGEKVLVPAKLVPHFKPGKELRERVDLGPDAGDPDEPATVADLYQMRLYNE, encoded by the coding sequence CTGACCAAGTCCGAGCTCATTGCCATGCTGGCGGGTCGCTATCCACAACTGGCGATCCGCGATATGGACCTGGCAGTGAAAACGGTACTGGACGCGATGTCCGATGCGCTGGCCCAGGGCCAGCGCATCGAGATTCGCGGCTTTGGCAGCTTCTCGTTGTCGCAGCGCCAGCCGCGTGTCGGGCGCAATCCGAAATCCGGCGAAAAAGTGCTGGTGCCAGCCAAACTGGTGCCGCACTTCAAGCCCGGCAAGGAATTGCGCGAGCGGGTGGATCTGGGGCCGGATGCCGGTGACCCGGATGAACCAGCGACGGTCGCGGACTTGTATCAGATGCGTCTTTACAATGAATGA
- the rpsA gene encoding 30S ribosomal protein S1 produces MSTLTTEAALGGESFADLFAASIKDQNMRSGEVISAEVVRVDHNFVVVNAGLKSEAYIPLEEFLNDQGELEVQDGDFVSVAIDSLENGYGDTILSRDRAKRLSAWLQLEQALESGELVNGTITGKVKGGLTVMTNGIRAFLPGSLVDLRPVKDTTPYEGKTLEFKVIKLDRKRNNVVLSRRAVLEASMGEEREKLLENLHEGAVVKGIVKNITDYGAFVDLGGIDGLLHITDMAWRRVRHPSEVLQVGQEIEAKVLKFDQEKQRVSLGVKQLGEDPWIGLGRRYPQGTRLFGKVTNLTDYGAFVEVEAGIEGLVHVSEMDWTNKNVDPRKVVTLGEEVEVMVLEIDEDRRRISLGMKQCRPNPWEDFAANFKRGDKVHGAIKSITDFGVFVGLPGGIDGLVHLSDISWTETGEEAVRNFKKGDELDAVVLGIDTDKERISLGVKQLEGDPFNNFVATYDKGAVLSGTVKSVEPKGAVVTLSVDVEGYLRASEISAGRVEDATTVLHAGDQVETMIVNIDRKVRSIQLSIKARDNAETAETIQRMTEASASSGTTNLGALLKAKLDQQRDN; encoded by the coding sequence ATGTCCACCCTTACCACCGAAGCCGCGCTGGGCGGCGAAAGCTTTGCCGATCTGTTTGCCGCAAGCATCAAGGATCAGAACATGCGCTCCGGCGAGGTCATTTCGGCCGAAGTCGTGCGCGTCGACCACAATTTCGTCGTGGTCAATGCAGGCCTGAAGTCCGAAGCCTACATCCCCCTGGAAGAATTCCTGAACGATCAGGGCGAACTGGAAGTCCAGGACGGCGATTTCGTGTCCGTGGCCATCGATTCCCTGGAAAACGGCTATGGCGACACCATCCTGTCGCGTGACCGTGCCAAGCGCCTGTCGGCCTGGCTGCAGCTGGAACAAGCCCTGGAATCCGGCGAACTGGTCAACGGCACCATCACCGGCAAGGTCAAGGGCGGCCTGACGGTCATGACCAACGGCATCCGCGCGTTCCTGCCCGGTTCGCTGGTCGATCTGCGTCCCGTCAAGGACACCACCCCCTACGAAGGCAAGACCCTCGAATTCAAGGTCATCAAGCTCGACCGCAAGCGCAACAACGTCGTGCTGTCGCGCCGTGCCGTGCTCGAAGCCAGCATGGGCGAGGAACGCGAAAAGCTGCTCGAGAACCTGCACGAAGGTGCGGTGGTCAAGGGCATCGTGAAGAACATCACCGACTACGGCGCGTTCGTCGACCTGGGCGGCATCGATGGCCTGCTGCACATCACCGACATGGCCTGGCGTCGTGTCCGCCACCCCTCCGAAGTCCTTCAGGTGGGTCAGGAAATCGAAGCCAAGGTCCTCAAGTTCGACCAGGAAAAGCAGCGCGTGTCGCTGGGCGTCAAGCAACTGGGCGAAGATCCCTGGATCGGCCTGGGCCGCCGCTACCCGCAAGGCACCCGCCTGTTCGGCAAGGTCACCAACCTGACCGACTACGGCGCGTTCGTCGAAGTCGAAGCCGGCATCGAGGGTCTGGTGCACGTCTCCGAAATGGACTGGACCAACAAGAACGTCGATCCGCGCAAGGTCGTCACCCTGGGCGAGGAAGTCGAAGTCATGGTCCTCGAAATCGACGAGGATCGCCGCCGCATCTCGCTGGGCATGAAGCAGTGCCGCCCCAATCCGTGGGAAGACTTCGCCGCCAACTTCAAGCGTGGCGACAAGGTCCACGGCGCGATCAAGTCCATCACCGACTTCGGCGTGTTCGTTGGTCTGCCGGGCGGTATCGACGGCCTGGTGCATCTGTCCGACATCTCCTGGACGGAAACCGGCGAAGAAGCCGTGCGCAACTTCAAGAAGGGCGACGAGCTCGACGCCGTGGTGCTGGGTATCGACACCGACAAGGAACGCATCTCCCTGGGCGTCAAGCAGCTCGAAGGCGATCCGTTCAACAACTTCGTGGCCACTTACGACAAGGGTGCCGTCCTCTCCGGCACGGTGAAATCCGTCGAGCCCAAGGGCGCGGTCGTGACCCTGTCCGTGGACGTCGAAGGCTACCTGCGCGCATCTGAAATCTCCGCCGGCCGCGTCGAAGACGCGACCACCGTGCTGCATGCGGGTGACCAAGTCGAAACCATGATCGTCAACATCGACCGCAAGGTGCGTTCGATCCAGCTGTCGATCAAGGCGCGCGACAATGCGGAAACGGCCGAGACCATCCAGCGTATGACCGAAGCCAGCGCCTCCTCGGGGACCACCAATCTGGGTGCCCTGCTGAAGGCCAAACTCGATCAGCAGCGCGACAACTGA